A window of Liolophura sinensis isolate JHLJ2023 chromosome 4, CUHK_Ljap_v2, whole genome shotgun sequence genomic DNA:
GCGATAGTACGTCATTAATGTGTTTTGAAGCTTTGGTCTTGAAAGGCGTTACGTAGGGTTTTTCCTGAAGGCCGTTGGTTGCCGGTGACCTGTTGTCTGGCGTTGGGCCCACATAGGTGTAAATAGCCAGAACAACCGACATGTATGGAtagctgtttgtttacttacactGTTCTCCTCTCTGCTCCAAATATTCAAGTGTAATAGTCAAAACTTCATAGTTAGGATATACATGTTCTTATATTCCAAGCGACGCAGAAACAGATACAATTTTTTGTATGATCCGACTCGGGTTTGATatcaggtctcctgacttcgaggtggGCTGAAACCTAAGGAATGTGTTACAGTGTATAAGTGAATCGAATCTTAAAATAATGTACTGAATTGTACATAGGATTTTCAGTGATACAGAACTGAAAGGCTACGTGTATTAGTAACTTCCCACTCAGCAAGCTATTACAACCTCGCCCCACTGATCACCAATAATGGGGTGTGTAACTTGACACAGCTGAGTCAGTCAGGACAGCCGCATACTGCATATAGGTCTACTTATACATTAGCTCGATCTGTCTGCGTGTGCAGACACTGACCAACTTCTACTGTCTAAGTGGGGTTACATATCTCCAATCCAAGGTTTTTAGTTGTCTCTAAACTTTCTCCGTCATAACACTGTATCTAATCGGACATGTATTTCGCGCTTCTACGTTGGAGCGAAGTCAATATTAAgggtttaaacattttatttgatctgtgttgaTCGTAGGACAGCTCTGTTGTGGTCTGAACTTCTGTGGTTCTTGACAATAACATGATAAAACACCCTTACTCGTCATTGTAAGTAATGTGGTATTTATCATGTGTCAAAAATTCAGCAGATCGAGATAATCCAGAGGTTTGGTCCGGTTATCATACAGTACATAGGCTCAAGTTACCTTCATAACCACTGCAGTCCACAATCTTGGCCAAATGACCATACTGAGTCAAGTCCCGACACTGCTGCTGAAGGTGTTTTCGTACTGGCTGTATATAAATCGACTTTTAAATCGCGACAATCTCTTTTTACACACAAATCTGCTGATTATGGATGGGAGCTATATATCTATCGAACATCACTATCAAACATGTCTGCCCAAATTGGCTTGAGCAGACCTTTGCCAATCTCTCGTGCGCAATAAAAGGAAGAATCGCTATATTTCTAACTGAGCGGAATGGATTTATTCTCAGGAAACGAGGTGCGCATACTCTCctcgtacatgtataggtactCTAATGCTTCTTAAATGAGAATTGGAGAATAGCGAGAAAAAGTATTGTACCGGTACCCAATATGATGTTGGAAGAccttaatatttttgtataggAACACACTCACAGTGCTAATCTGAGCGATTTGCCATTTTCAtttcaggagaaaaagacaAGAGAATAATGGCCGAAAGCAAGCAGAATCGTGATGATGTTTCCACATGCTCTATATGTATGGAAACGTTCCGGAAACCAGTAACGCTACCCTGTCAGCACAGCTTTTGTAGGGAATGCATTGGTTTGTATGCTGACAAGTCTAAACCTGTACGGGCAGATGAGACCTCTGGCAGCACGGGGAATGAGGACGTTCATCAACTGATCTCATGCCCTGTGTGTCGGGCACCGACCAGTCTagggagagaaggtgtggctggtctgCCACCCAACTTTCATCTGGCAAAAATTGTGGAGAGGTTCTCGTCTGTTGTAAAGGTTGAGGATGACACCCCATATTGTTCTATGTGTGAGGTGGAAAATCAcgctaaagctgtcaagttttgtaccaaCTGTGGTGTGCTCTACTGTCAGGAATGTCTTGCAAATTACCATCCAATGCGGGGGCCTCTGAAACGTCACCGACTGATTTCCTCCGTGGAGTACCTCTCCCAGGACACCTCACAGGGTCAAGTCAGCAGAGACCACCAATCTACTCAACAAGCCACATGTTCTAGACATGGTCAGCCATTCTGCTTGTACTGTGTAACGTGCCGGATGGTGATCTGTCTGGGGTGTGTGGTTGACCATCCGAAACACGCTGTGCAAGATATAAAATCTGCAGCTGAGAATGACAAGGTAAGGCGAAAAGAAATTCGTATATCAgtcatcaaccaaaatggatgttctgaGTCAATAATAGCAAGACCAATTCCGTAAACAACGATTAATAcgaaccacaaaaaaaaaaataagaaactgTATAAGTACATAATTACTTTGGAATAATGCGAAGTAGGAAACAGATTTCAGTGATGTCGGAAAGAGGCAAGGACTGTTCAAGGCGAATAACTTAAATTAGTATCTAAATTgtataccatgctagtatataagtcgCTAATTAAAATTAATAGTTTTTGAACTATATATTGACCCAACGTTTATGATCTATAGTGAAAAAGGCCACATTTTTTCTTGTACCGTAGTGAGTCGTTTGAAAGCCTGGTTTTTGAATGCATTGCAGCCAGATGTTTTAACCAAGACTAGTGAACTGGAGAAAGTTCTACAAGAAActaaagaatcactgtcaggagttatgaggctgcacaataagataCAGGTGGGTATTTTCCATGACACCTGTTCAGTCTGTGTTGTACTGCATACCCTGGTAACTCATTTTGACTATGTAGAATATCGCTATCATTCACAAATCCAGGTCACATACACCTGTCAATCATCTTCAATAAAGCTCTattctgtcacatattatacGACTTTTTATAAGAATTTAAATAGTGTTATGCACGGGCTGATGCCGGGATTCGTTTGCATGAAGGACAAGTctatttacctacatgtatttctggtttATCTAATCAGACTGTCCTACCATTAATATGACTTTCTTCTCTGTGACACACGCGCAATATGCCCACCTCAGACAACTCCAGTTGATACATCATCACCGATCATACGCTGTTATGATAATATCTATAGTATATAGACATGTAAGTACACCATTTGATCTGATTTGGCGACAGTGTTTTAGTTTGAACCAGCCTCAGGTATCTGAGGTGCTATCCGAAGCATCTAAGGCTTCACCATCTCACCTTGCTCGGAGAATCAGTTGTGATGGCACGACCCTTTTGGGGGTTGAACCACCTACCTGTCCGTTTTGAGTCGACATATACTTGCACATCACTGGACTAAAGGGGAATCCCCGCCAGCCCGGAGGTACATTGTAGATACAGTTGTGTAGCGTGTATATTTTACCCTGTTATAAATGCATATGTAATATCTTGAACACATAACTCAAAATCTGTGGATGAGGTAATAAACGATTTTTCTGTTTGGCAGGAAAACCAGGATCTTCACActcaggaggtagaaaaggcTTATTGCGCAGCCTTGGAAGCTTTACAAGCCTGGCGGCTGCACTCATTAGAGGCTATGAAAACGCGCTATTCACAGTGGAGAGTGGAGTGTAGCgccatactcaaacatttccaaATACAGGCTCAGGAAATGGAGAGTATGGTACAGGCTTCCAAAGATTTGTTGACGTCAATGGACGTCGagtttttacaggtaagtcaaaTGTACACAATCTCTAACATTGGTTCAGCTGCCTCAACTCCAGTTAAATACCTCAAGTAACCACACAGAACAAACTGCCAATAATTTGTCAGCTTCAGAGAACATGCAAAGTTTTCTTACCTCTATGGGCTGTAAATATCTTTATTTTGACCGCTCATTTGTAAACAGATGTGATATGTAGGCGTATGTAGTGTAAGTACACAGAGGTGTCTCATTTACCATTGTCACATTATTGAACCTGTGACCGGCCTCATACAATGCCCCTTATGAACAGTGatcaggtgttcaaatccatctcatgctgccAGATCTACTGAAGGTTTAGTTCCAGAGTTTAACTGCTTTACTTTGTTCAGTGGTTCTCTCCGGTTGCTCTCCGTTTTTCTACCCATAAACATAACCGCTCAGCGATTAGACCAATAAACAACTCCAGGATCTTGTCTATGTAATGTTAAAAAAGAGTgtattgtttgatgtttttcgaAAACGACATGTGAATACAAACAGTAATAAAGGCATTATCTGTGTTTGAAACAATAAATTAGCCAATGTACAAACCAGATATCGACAACTATATCTCTGTTGATGTCCCCAGGcactggccggtttcctccaaccaaaGGGCTAAGCACGGTCtaaaaagagaaatatttttgagcacgacgtaaaacaccaaccaaacaaaCCATCATGTTGTGGCTCATTATGTTGTCCCAATTTTCAATCATTTGGATGATAACAGCTGTTTGCTGTTTTGGGTTTTTCGGTCCAAAGTTGATTTACCTGGAACAGAAAGTCCAGGCCCATAGGTGATAAACACAATGGCTACTTTCACAAGCTTGTAACACACAGAATTTGATAGCGTTTACTGTGtttgtggtatttgtttgtttcgGATTGTAAACATCGTCCTTTTGTATGCACCAGTAGTCTACTTTAGCCTAACATTTTCATAAACGCGCCGTAAAATAACCATATAACAGTCGTAGAAAGGGACTCCTAACAGGAAGACAAGAATTTAgccatttcttcattttcctgacATCACTGGTTTATATCCCTCTCTTTAGAAGATTTCTACCCTGGTCTTCTTATTTATAGTCCACGGTTAATACGATTGTTTACCTTCTTCCCACAGCTGTTAGgggaaggggagataactctagtgCCTTCCACTATAATGAAACTTTCTGCCACAATACTCGTGACATTGACTAAAGATTGCTTCGATGACAGTAGCGTAGGATTCAGAAACCTTACCACATGCTAAGATTTATGCAACCACTATCTTTAAGTTGGTTACTGTTTTACTTTTAATCTGtggaacaaatcattttcaacTAAGATTGGGTGATCTCGAAATCTTTGGGGAAAAATTACACAGCAACAAGCCCCAAAGAATTTATTACACCGGAATTTAGAGCTGATTTTGACTATGTGATTGACTAGGGAGTGGTCTAATTTTTTGAGGGAAAAGCCAAGGGCCCCTGTGTACTATAGGGGAGGTAAACCATTTCAGTTACAACTGTGTTCTTGTTACATATTGTGGTGAAAGTACAATgtataccctaatttttctaaaatttgggacagatattactaGTGTTTGAAAGAAAGAAGATATGAATAgattgttcattagatggtccaaccatgtgacaaaaaagaaactcaatattcctgctataaTTACATGTTAATTGGCTACAATgggcagaccaggtgtcccaaattttagaagaaacaggGTAGGTACAGAATCTTAGTTTCGGTTATCATCTTTACTTGATTTTATATGGgttttcaattctgtttgttgacagggttccacAGACTtcaccaaaatgtatgtatgaatatgttATACCTATCAAGGTTtgttacacatgtgcatgtgactattgtcagcagatgtgtttctgtaacGCTGAGCACCAGCACTGTAGGCCTCCAGAACATGACTCAAGCGTAAAATATATCTAGTGTTCAAACATACGTATGTTCGGACAAATCAGATTTAACCTGCTAGGAATAGTACACTGTATATTATGGCATTCTCATAACTGCGTGGTACATAGGATTATTACAcgactttgtctctttcttttctCCCCCCTTCTCACAGAATTGATGATCGATTGAATGAGATAAGAGcagatctggagaaacatgaAGTCAGCAGACAGAAGCTTCTAGATTCTGTACAACAGGACCATGTTGTCCCCAGACACGTGACTGTAAAGGAGTCAGTGCAAGATAGTCAGGACTTAGAAGCAGCAGTCGGTGAACAAATGTCACCCCTACGTGTTAAAAGTAGGTTCTTATATGTTTAAATGGTGTACATTTGGGTGTGCTCAGAGAGCATAAACGACTGTGGGGTTTACACTAGTGTGTgcatcaaaaacacaaacataaaatgaaGGCACACAGTTGTGTTTAGAAAACATGCAGAAGACTGTGTTaagaaggaaacaaaacaatacGAGCTGTAATACAgctgggtgtgcccagaaaatgaacagtattcCAAGAGAAACGAAAATGGGAAGAGTttacaaaaagcacaaatacTATGAGGTGTTCGCAAGGGcgtgaacaaaacacaaactggTGTCAGGTTTACTGTAGAGTGTGggcaaaaaacacaaagtaatgcaaaaaacacaaagtaatgcAAAACACAAAGTAATGCAAGGTGTATAGTGGAGTGTCtacaacagatacaaactaatgtgaggtatgcattAGGGTGTGAACAAAAGCTACAAACTAATGTTAGCCATGTCAAAGGGTTGgcaaaacagagaaaaactAATATAAGGTGCACTAAAAACAATGTGGGAATTACCTTAGGATGTGCTCAGAAgacaaaaacaatgtaaagcaaacatttgggtgtgcccagaagacgcagactaatgtgaggtatacagtagggtgtgctcAGAAGACagagactaatgtgaggtatacagtagggtgggcacagaagacacagactaatgttaggtatacagtagggtgtgcacataGGATATAAACTTATGTGAGgtgtacagtagggtgtgcacagaaagatcgagactaatgtgaggtatacagtaagttgtgtacagaggacacaaaccaatgtgaggtatacagtagggtgtgtacagaggacggaaactgatgtgaggtatacagtaggttgtgcacaaaatacacaaactaatgtgaggtgtacagtagagtgtgtacagaagaaacaaactaatgtgaggtgtacAGAAATGTGTGAACAGAGGACAcgaactaatgtgaggtatatagTAGAGTGTGcccaaaaagaaacaaactaatgtgaggtatacagtagggtgtgtacagaggacACAAGCTAATGTGAGGTGTAAAGTAAGGTGTGTACAGAGTagacagactaatgtgaggtatacagtaagttgtgtacagaggacacaaaccaatgtgaggtatacagtaaggtgtaTACAGaggacacagactaatgtgaggtgtacagtagggtgtgctcagaagacacagactaatgtgaggtatacagtagggtgtgcacagaagaaaCAAACTAATGttagttatacagtagggtgggcacagaagacacaaaccaatgtgaggtatacagtagggtgtgtacagaggacggaaactgatgtgaggtatacagtaggttgtgcacaaaatacacaaactaatgtgaagtgtacagtagggtgtgtacagaagaaacaaactaatgtgaggtgtacagaagtgtgtgtacagaggacacgaactaatgtgaggtatatagTAGAGTGTGcccaaaaagaaacaaactaatgtgaggtatacagtagggtgtgtacagaggacACAAGCTAATGTGAGGTGTAAAGTAAGGTGTGTACAGAGGagacagactaatgtgaggtatacagtaagttgtgtacagaggacacaaaccaatgtgaggtatacagtagggtgtgtacagaggacggaaactgatgtgaggtatacagtaggttgtgcacaaaatacacaaactaatgtgaggtgtacagtagggtgtgtacagaagaaacaaactaatgtgaggtgtacagaagtgtgtgtacagaggacacgaactaatgtgaggtatatagTAGAGTGTGcccaaaaagaaacaaactaatgtgaggtatacagtagggtgtgtacagaggacACAAGCTAATGTGAGGTGTAAAATAAGGTGTATACAGAGGAGACAGACTAATGTgtggtatacagtagggtgtgcccagaagacacagactaatgtgaggtatacagtagggtgtgctcAGAAGACCAAGACTAATGttaggtatacagtaggatgtgctcagaagacacagactaatgtgaggtatacagtagggtgtgttcagaagacacagactaatgtgaggtatacagtagggtgtgctcAGAAGACagagactaatgtgaggtatacagtaagttgtgtacagaggacacaaaccaatgtgaagtatacagtagggtgtgtacagaggacggaaactgatgtgaggtatacagtagggtgtgcacagaagacacgaattaatgtgaggtatacagtagggtgtgctcAGAAGACagagactaatgtgaggtatacagtagggtgtgctcAGAAGACagagactaatgtgaggtatacagtagggtgtgtacagaggacacaatctaatgtgaggtatacagtagggtgtgtacagaagacactgTAGACAGTAGGGAGCGCAGAAAAGacagaaactaatgtgaggtgtacCGTAGGGTGTGTATagaggacacaaactaatgAGAGGTGTACattagggtgtgtacagaagacacagactaatgtgacgtatacagtagggtgtttGAGGTATACAGGAAGGTGTGTAGAGAGGACACAAACTAAGGTGAGGTGTACAGGAAGGTGTGTACACAGGACAGAAACTAATATCAGACATAAAATTGTGTATGATTATTGTAAAGTGTACAGTGGGCTGAGAAGTCAAGAGGAATTCAGTAGGCAATCCTAAGAAATTTAAAGTCAATGTAAGCTATATACAGCATGGTttgctaataaataaataaaaatgtagtgTATACAACAGTATGTTTTTCccaaaaaacaaaggaaagtACACTGCAGGGTTATATATCAGCAGATGTACATGAAGTTAGAACAGGGCAGGTGGGAGCGTACCCCTCAGTTTATTCTATGTGTACAAATCATCAGGTGTATTGCCTAGTGTCTGGGTGGTATTTATACCATGTATAAAAATCAGCAGGAGTCCTGTTAGATGTCTGTGTGATGTTTACCTCATAGGTAGAAATCAACAAGTTTACTGCCAGAGCAGGACAGATGGCAGTGTACCCCTCAATGCCAGGTGTGATATTTACCCATTTGTACATATCAGCAGGTGTCTGCTGTTAGAATAGGACAGATGAAAGTGTTCCCAtcagtgtctgggtgatatttacctaaTGAGTagaaatcagcaggtgtactgtcaggacagaacagataacatattgtacccctgagtgtctgagtgatatttaccccatgtgtacaaatcggtaggtgtactgttaggacagaccagataacatattgtaccactgagtgtctgggtgatatttacctcatgtgtacaaatcagtagGTGTACTGTTGGCACAGAAcaggtaacatattgtacccctgagggTCTGAGAGATATGTACCCCGTGTGAACAAATCAGTAGGTGTACTGTCAGGACAGaccagataacatattgtacccctgagtgtctgggtgatatttaccccatgtgtacaaatcagtagGTGTACTGTTTGGACAGAACAGATAagatattgtacccctgagtgtctgggtgatatttacctcgtgtacaaatcagtaggtgtactgttaggacagaacagataacatattgtacccctgagtgtctgggtgatatttacctcatgtgtaccaATCAGTAGGTGTACTGTCAGGACAGaccagataacatattgtacccctgagtgtctgagtgatatttaccccatgtgtacaaatcagtagGTGTACTGTttggacagaacagataacatattgtacccctgagtgtctgagtgatgtttaccccatgtgtacaaatcaggaGGTGTACTGTttggacagaacagataacatattgtactcctgagtgtctgggtgatatatacctcatgtgtacaaatcagcaggtatactgttaggacagaacagataacacaCTGTAGCCTATCTCTCAGCGTCTAGACCTGTGATATTTAACCCATAAGTGATAACATGATATATGTCAACTCTCTTAATTATTAATGAAACAGTTATCCAAGTAAAAACTCACAATGATTTGCTAGATTCAAATGTAGTCAAACACATATTTCAAAGGGTAAAAAACCCTcatatctgtttttgtttcattgttatttaaagGTAGAGATTCGATGTATGCAGGCCTATATATTAATAATCGTTGATCTTCATGTATTTCCTCACTTGATAtaagtttgtttttaatatttaaatatttaactctCATTTGAAAAAATCTGCTGAAGAAAATTGAATCTAATAGTTCTTTACTACTAATAATTCTGATGGATTAAGTAGTCTTTGGAGTACTGCGGCAAAGAAAGTCACTTGGTGAGTTATGTGtggcgagttacctcccttactagACATACGGCTTCGGTACCGGTAGCTTGTTACTCCACAAATGGCAACAGGCCTACTACAGCTTCAtagtgaattgtgtgttcagatGTGCCATAACTGACAACTAAAACCAAATGCCggatagaggaaggtattgttcttgttgtaggtGATAATATTCAAACAATTTAGAGCtaaaaatctgtattttaaCCCAGCACTTAGTCAATATCGTACCCGTCATTTGGTGATAGATCCAGATCATGTCGGAGATCACCTCTTTTTCAAACCAGCTGAAATTGACTGAAAcctgtgtataaattacattcgtGTCAGCAGTATATGTCAGTTTATTCCTAGAGATTGTGTTGAGAAGATAAAACCacggtatgtgtacaggtattt
This region includes:
- the LOC135464980 gene encoding E3 ubiquitin-protein ligase TRIM34B-like produces the protein MAESKQNRDDVSTCSICMETFRKPVTLPCQHSFCRECIGLYADKSKPVRADETSGSTGNEDVHQLISCPVCRAPTSLGREGVAGLPPNFHLAKIVERFSSVVKVEDDTPYCSMCEVENHAKAVKFCTNCGVLYCQECLANYHPMRGPLKRHRLISSVEYLSQDTSQGQVSRDHQSTQQATCSRHGQPFCLYCVTCRMVICLGCVVDHPKHAVQDIKSAAENDKPDVLTKTSELEKVLQETKESLSGVMRLHNKIQENQDLHTQEVEKAYCAALEALQAWRLHSLEAMKTRYSQWRVECSAILKHFQIQAQEMESMVQASKDLLTSMDVEFLQGSTDFTKIIDDRLNEIRADLEKHEVSRQKLLDSVQQDHVVPRHVTVKESVQDSQDLEAAVGEQMSPLRVKKPTLRFTETDDSDLRIIESGSVVKAEVLSVGRWWWRRAVSDGRYQTGRYYWEVQITCSHGCYCDCCVGVTQVRRDVSEETDRGRNCWYIGMQYSGDKVRCDSLCGGEVKPGYRQDRRYTRPHHLGVYLDCDNHTLTVLDCDNNQVMCTVSDVIVTEPLVPWVEFEVWSESGSVSLSARLVTGDSATLPPVLYDMINTS